From the genome of Anopheles merus strain MAF chromosome X, AmerM5.1, whole genome shotgun sequence, one region includes:
- the LOC121591638 gene encoding 39S ribosomal protein L32, mitochondrial isoform X2, with protein sequence MSRLINRLANTLRTLESYLFGGNGFPPGALALVHVHDGSPQPAAPRAAPFSLRDLLGDGMLWAVPKHRRTVEKRLKRKYGSPEYKLKILTPKVHLRTCATCGSDQEVGVLCPTCYKKVRTETELMQEKIQSELGLEPVDRDVVVLYDRERDEQPAEFWQGKRIVEMEKPRPSWFSKNLLQKSTQQQQQSEPDELKPGHEKLG encoded by the exons ATGTCTCGGCTAATCAATCGACTGGCAAACACGCTGCGGACGCTCGAAAGCTACCTTTTCGGTGGCAATGGATTTCCGCCAG GCGCCCTAGCACTGGTGCACGTGCACGACGGCTCACCACAGCCAGCCGCACCACGGGCAGCACCGTTCTCGCTGCGCGACCTGCTCGGCGATGGCATGCTGTGGGCGGTGCCGAAGCATCGCCGCACGGTCGAGAAGCGCCTCAAGCGCAAGTACGGTTCGCCCGAGTACAAGCTGAAAATACTGACGCCAAAGGTGCACCTGCGGACGTGCGCGACCTGCGGCAGCGACCAGGAAGTGGGCGTCCTGTGCC CCACGTGCTACAAGAAGGTGCGCACGGAAACGGAGCTGATGCAGGAGAAAATACAGTCCGAGCTCGGGCTCGAACCGGTCGACCGGGACGTGGTGGTGCTGTACGATCGCGAGCGGGACGAGCAGCCGGCCGAGTTTTGGCAGGGCAAGCGGATCGTCGAGATGGAGAAGCCGCGCCCGTCTTGGTTTAGCAAAAATTTGCTCCAGAAGtcgacgcagcagcagcagcagtccgaACCGGACGAGCTGAAACCGGGCCACGAAAAGCTGGGCTGA
- the LOC121591571 gene encoding protein spindle-F, whose protein sequence is MSTAEPNAATSQQALQAALQTLKERCQTFQRRIALLEEENDSLRSLQTRATVAEQLQLDSSRPANHTELRQLRESVAELTHQKMQLAEQIAMVDTENRQLWRRLSLIVKDLGEVTVGPSTTLTVTVNQQQQQQQQQHQRTSTSQPSQNLIRSRTFTKHAPNPKLRERAHRDGSTDEEPLNLEDISLLNTCGFLESSGVDAGQDDDGELLRAALEANPDLSRCTDGLLDIKRELARQQMLMRDLYQQFAQELNSRTHTEAEKLMKDVMVEVVECELPPRKAKAPAQPARDEPSPSALMFGKVGMSLLLQEKVRAGGMKRTCPMCGALYGPETAFDDFQAHVEAHFLTEGETAMEELSLDRYNEYNASQPVGDF, encoded by the exons ATGAGCACAGCGGAGCCGAACGCGGCGACCTCCCAGCAGGCCCTCCAGGCGGCCCTGCAAACACTGAAGGAGCGGTGCCAAACGTTCCAGCGCCGAATCGCCCTGCTGGAGGAGGAGAACGATTCGCTCCGGTCGCTGCAAACCAGAGCGACCGTGGCGGAGCAGCTGCAGCTCGACAGTAGCCGGCCGGCCAACCACACCGAGCTGCGCCAGCTGCGCGAAAGTGTGGCCGAGCTGACGCACCAAAAGATGCAGCTGGCGGAACAGATCGCGATGGTCGACACGGAGAACCGGCAGCTCTGGCGGCGGCTCTCGCTGATCGTGAAGGATCTCGGCGAGGTGACCGTCGGTCCCTCCACCACACTCACGGTCACGGTcaatcaacagcagcagcagcagcagcagcagcaccaacggACATCAACCTCGCAACCTTCCCAGAATCTGATCCGCTCGCGCACGTTCACCAAGCACGCGCCGAATCCGAAGCTGCGGGAGCGGGCCCACCGGGACGGCTCCACCGACGAGGAGCCGCTCAACCTGGAGGACATTTCGCTGCTCAACACGTGCGGCTTTCTGGAGAGCTCGGGCGTGGACGCCGGCCAGGACGACGACGGGGAGCTGCTTCGGGCCGCCCTCGAGGCCAACCCGGACCTGAGCCGCTGCACCGACGGACTGCTGGACATTAAGCGCGAGCTCGCCCGGCAGCAAATGCTCATGCGTGACCTTTACCAACAGTTTGCGCAAG AGCTAAACAGCCGTACCCACACGGAAGCGGAAAAGCTGATGAAGGATGTgatggtggaggtggtggagtGTGAGCTGCCGCCCCGGAAGGCGAAGGCGCCCGCCCAGCCCGCCAGGGACGAGCCCAGCCCGTCCGCGCTCATGTTCGGCAAGGTCGGCATGagcctgctgctgcaggagAAGGTGCGGGCGGGCGGGATGAAGCGGACCTGCCCGATGTGCGGCGCGCTGTACGGGCCCGAGACGGCGTTCGACGACTTTCAGGCGCACGTCGAGGCGCACTTCCTGACCGAGGGCGAAACAGCGATGGAGGAGCTCAGCCTGGACCGGTACAACGAGTACAACGCGTCACAGCCGGTCGGAGACTTCTGA
- the LOC121591736 gene encoding alpha-ketoglutarate-dependent dioxygenase alkB homolog 7, mitochondrial yields MLAGYSCARSARWTLRALLLPSVRSLHRTAPRRHEDANEAATAQPACVTFFGHWPAAERATFLADMRVLERFVDEPEEQSLLAEIEPYLKRLRYEFDHWDDAIHGYRETERKHWYPANRAILDRVVAVAFDGAAMPYVHVLDLAEEGVIKPHVDSVRYCGNTIAGISLLSDSVMRLVRTNDEEQTNAEYRQIFSQERHNKYWADILLPRRSLYVMRHTARYKFTHEILPRKESLFRDALIHKTRRISIICRNDP; encoded by the exons atgctcGCCGGCTACAGTTGTGCCCGTTCGGCACGGTGGACACTGCGAGCGTTGCTGCTCCCCTCGGTCCGGTCCCTGCACCGGACCGCACCGCGGCGCCACGAAGACGCCAACGAGGCGGCGACGGCCCAGCCGGCCTGCGTCACATTCTTCGGCCACTGGCCGGCAGCGGAACGGGCGACCTTTCTCGCCGATATGCGCGTGCTGGAGCGGTTCGTCGACGAGCCGGAGGAGCAGTCCCTGCTGGCCGAGATCGAACCGTACCTGAAGCGGCTGCGCTACGAGTTCGACCACTGGGACGACGCGATCCACGGGTACCGGGAGACGGAGCGCAAACACTGGTACCCGGCGAACCGGGCCATCCTCGACCGGGTGGTGGCCGTTGCCTTCGACGGTGCGGCCATGCCGTACGTGCACGTGCTCGATCTGGCGGAGGAGGGCGTCATCAAGCCACACGTCGACAGTGTGCGG TACTGTGGCAACACGATCGCCGGCATCAGTCTGTTGTCCGACTCGGTAATGCGGCTGGTGCGCACCAACGACGAGGAGCAAACGAACGCAGAGTATAGGCAAATCTTTTCCCAGGAGCGGCACAACAAGTACTGGGCCGACATACTGCTGCCCCGCCGCTCGCTTTACGTGATGAG ACACACCGCCCGGTACAAGTTTACGCACGAGATTCTGCCCCGCAAGGAGTCGCTGTTTCGCGATGCGCTGATCCACAAGACGAGACGAATATCGATCATCTGTCGGAACGATCCGTAA
- the LOC121591638 gene encoding 39S ribosomal protein L32, mitochondrial isoform X1 produces the protein MKLSTGQRKKVNKSGSYSKQRGSGLVVHGLVAESFRNRNAAQLHPAPRFGSTMSRLINRLANTLRTLESYLFGGNGFPPGALALVHVHDGSPQPAAPRAAPFSLRDLLGDGMLWAVPKHRRTVEKRLKRKYGSPEYKLKILTPKVHLRTCATCGSDQEVGVLCPTCYKKVRTETELMQEKIQSELGLEPVDRDVVVLYDRERDEQPAEFWQGKRIVEMEKPRPSWFSKNLLQKSTQQQQQSEPDELKPGHEKLG, from the exons CTGTCAACGGGCCAAcgaaaaaaggtaaacaaatcgGGCTCGTATTCTAAACAGCGAGGTAGCGGCTTGGTTGTGCATGGTTTAGTGGCGGAATCCTTTCGGAATCGGAACGCGGCACAACTCCACCCGGCACCTCGGTTCGGCAGCACCATGTCTCGGCTAATCAATCGACTGGCAAACACGCTGCGGACGCTCGAAAGCTACCTTTTCGGTGGCAATGGATTTCCGCCAG GCGCCCTAGCACTGGTGCACGTGCACGACGGCTCACCACAGCCAGCCGCACCACGGGCAGCACCGTTCTCGCTGCGCGACCTGCTCGGCGATGGCATGCTGTGGGCGGTGCCGAAGCATCGCCGCACGGTCGAGAAGCGCCTCAAGCGCAAGTACGGTTCGCCCGAGTACAAGCTGAAAATACTGACGCCAAAGGTGCACCTGCGGACGTGCGCGACCTGCGGCAGCGACCAGGAAGTGGGCGTCCTGTGCC CCACGTGCTACAAGAAGGTGCGCACGGAAACGGAGCTGATGCAGGAGAAAATACAGTCCGAGCTCGGGCTCGAACCGGTCGACCGGGACGTGGTGGTGCTGTACGATCGCGAGCGGGACGAGCAGCCGGCCGAGTTTTGGCAGGGCAAGCGGATCGTCGAGATGGAGAAGCCGCGCCCGTCTTGGTTTAGCAAAAATTTGCTCCAGAAGtcgacgcagcagcagcagcagtccgaACCGGACGAGCTGAAACCGGGCCACGAAAAGCTGGGCTGA
- the LOC121592486 gene encoding uncharacterized protein LOC121592486 gives MNWLPKRSGNETRCILEILTSKRLLVDHLEVAEVCFRLAPSADRTTTTTTRVPLKAVCAGCIGAVAASTRFARSHARPIVAASVVSGTVLLLGAVAYEKLHYYRDLGTITNLLRAIEQYDTAAKRMLIFINEVIYGNERISSVRRGTTENELLETCMESCTKAIYELYDSVKVLEERTELREEYGDAYDPLESFEECEIFKQTATNHSNAKQLYNIFLYMQSHCLLRLSLAMASGTALAEIRPECNRLTVCLTRRAEDLTRQLRLNSVSQADCFRQLGKAKEPTAKELAALKHQSLELTVKLAANVNHMLALDKAVQSVANTTSTSDRQQLEEAASQLATMQSYLLTRTDECERLLITVKKLLNNAPEEQTTGASGEEELDAVPLADTLGEPLALAQNPALDWQDEFFVNTGTEGDEELGEAGTTLEQLQAEDELVAKRLMRKQFQPILRQLRERLVPVEQSFRERERAAMKRKGIVLPEADEVGPPELEESMRKAFANGETDDESTDSDGSADTFRLKRRTQTRYDEDRDFLASKPQFSLLSITLPTGVQMEESILE, from the exons ATGAACTGGCTTCCCAAACGGTCCGGCAACGAGACGAGATGCATACTGGAGATTCTTACTTCGAAGCGGCTGCTGGTGGATCATCTGGAGGTGGCCGAGGTGTGCTTTCGCCTTGCCCCGAGTGCTGACcggaccaccaccactaccacccgAGTGCCCTTGAAAGCGGTTTGTGCGGGATGCATTGGGGCCGTAGCGGCTTCCACGCG aTTCGCCCGTTCCCATGCAAGGCCGATTGTGGCAGCCTCTGTCGTGAGCGGCACCGTCCTGCTGCTCGGTGCAGTCGCGTACGAGAAGCTGCATTACTATCGTGACCTCGGCACGATTACCAACCTGCTACGGGCGATCGAACAGTATGATACGGCCGCAAAGCGAATGCTTATATTCATAAACGAGGTAATCTACGGCAACGAACGGATCAGCTCGGTAAGGCGCGG taCCACCGAAAATGAGCTACTGGAGACGTGCATGGAAAGCTGCACCAAAGCGATCTACGAGCTGTACGACAGTGTGAAAGTGTTGGAAGAGCGAACCGAGCTGCGGGAAGAGTACGGCGATGCGTACGACCCGCTGGAGTCGTTTGAAGAATGCGAAATATTTAAGCAAACGGCCACCAATCATAGCAATGCTAAG cAATTGTACAATATTTTCCTGTACATGCAGTCACACTGCCTGCTGCGACTGTCGCTGGCAATGGCGAGCGGTACGGCGTTAGCGGAAATACGACCGGAATGCAATCGTCTCACCGTCTGCCTTACACGCCGAGCGGAGGATCTTACGCGACAGCTCAGGCTAAACAGTGTATCACAAGCTGATTGCTTCCGGCAGCTGGGCAAGGCAAAGGAACCGACCGCCAAGGAGCTGGCGGCACTGAAGCACCAATCGCTCGAGCTGACGGTCAAGCTGGCGGCGAACGTAAACCACATGCTGGCGTTGGACAAGGCAGTGCAGTCGGTCGCCAACACCACCTCGACATCCGATCGGCAGCAGCTCGAGGAGGCTGCCTCCCAGCTGGCCACGATGCAATCCTACCTTCTCACCCGCACCGACGAATGCGAACGGTTGCTAATTACGGTCAAGAAGCTGCTCAACAACGCGCCCGAGGAGCAGACGACTGGTGCGTCGGGCGAGGAGGAGCTGGACGCGGTACCCCTTGCGGACACGCTCGGCGAACCGCTTGCCTTGGCGCAAAACCCAGCGCTCGACTGGCAGGATGAATTTTTCGTCAACACCGGTACGGAGGGGGACGAAGAGTTGGGCGAAGCCGGCACAACGCTGGAACAGCTGCAGGCGGAGGACGAGCTGGTCGCGAAGCGGCTGATGCGCAAGCAGTTTCAGCCGATACTGCGCCAGCTGCGCGAACGGCTCGTACCGGTCGAGCAGTCGTTTAGGGAGCGCGAACGGGCGGCTATGAAGCGGAAGGGCATCGTTCTGCCCGAGGCCGATGAGGTGGGCCCGCCCGAACTGGAGGAGAGCATGAGGAAAGCCTTCGCGAACGGTGAAACGGACGACGAGTCGACGGACAGTGACGGTTCCGCGGACACGTTCCGACTCAAGCGCAGGACCCAGACCCGGTACGATGAGGATCGTGATTTTCTCGCCAGCAAACCCCAGTTCAGTTTGCTGTCGATCACGCTGCCGACGGGTGTCCAGATGGAGGAGAGCATTTTGGAGTAA
- the LOC121597015 gene encoding glutathione S-transferase theta-1, with translation MSRNLKYYYDLMSQPSRALWIFLEKTKLPYEKCSINLGKGEHLTEEFKAINRFQKVPCITDSQIKLAESVAIFRYLCREYQVPDHWYPADSRRQALVDEYLEWQHHNTRATCAIYFQYVWLRPRMFGTKVDPKQAEKYRGQMEGTLDFIEHEYLGSGARFIAGDEITVADLLAACEIEQPRMAGYDPCEGRPNLTQWMARVRESTNPYYDQAHKLVNRFAQETASKAKL, from the exons ATGTCGAGAAATCTAAAATACTACTACGACCTAATGTCGCAGCCTTCGAGGGCGCTTTGGATTTTCctcgagaaaaccaaactgccCTACGAAAAGTGTTCAATCAATCTGGGCAAAG GAGAGCATCTGACCGAGGAGTTTAAGGCGATCAATCGCTTCCAAAAGGTGCCCTGCATTACGGACAGCCAGATCAAGCTGGCGGAAAGTGTGGCCATCTTCCGGTACCTGTGCCGGGAGTACCAGGTGCCGGACCACTGGTATCCGGCCGACTCGCGCCGCCAGGCCCTGGTGGACGAGTACCTCGAGTGGCAGCACCACAATACGCGCGCGACCTGCGCGATCTACTTCCAGTACGTGTGGCTGCGGCCGCGCATGTTCGGCACCAAGGTCGACCCGAAGCAGGCGGAAAAGTACCGGGGGCAGATGGAGGGCACGCTGGACTTTATCGAGCACGAGTATCTCGGGTCGGGAGCTCGGTTCATCGCGGGGGACGAGATTACCGTGGCCGATCTGCTTGCGGCCTGCGAAATCGAGCAGCCGA gAATGGCTGGCTATGATCCGTGCGAGGGTCGTCCAAACCTAACCCAGTGGATGGCACGAGTCCGCGAATCGACCAATCCGTACTACGACCAGGCGCACAAGTTAGTGAACAGATTTGCCCAGGAGACGGCTAGCAAAGCTAAGCTGTAG